A window of Thermococcus aggregans contains these coding sequences:
- a CDS encoding serine/threonine-protein kinase RIO2: MVSKLLALEVYPNLKDLDFRVLRGVELNMRHYEWVPLEVVAKFARVDIETASYRLGKLDNWGLVRRRSDIGYIGYQLTIHGYDALAIRAFAQKEVIKAISQTQIGVGKEADVYVGITPNEEKVAVKFNRIGRTSFTRIKLYRPDFVDKRHISWLYISRLVAQREYEALQLLSPIAKVPKPIAWNRHAIVMEFIEGVELVELTDTDLTKEEAAEILDKVLEEYKKIVEFGIIHSDMSLYNIVLKKDGDILIIDWPQYLTTAFPDAKYYLERDLRVLLNSFKRKWRVEKDWNEVWKEFEEAFKKSLKEE, from the coding sequence ATGGTAAGCAAACTTCTTGCACTTGAGGTCTATCCAAACCTCAAAGATCTCGATTTCAGGGTACTCAGAGGGGTAGAGCTTAATATGCGTCATTACGAATGGGTACCCCTTGAAGTAGTGGCCAAGTTTGCCCGAGTGGATATTGAAACAGCATCCTATCGTCTAGGAAAGCTCGATAACTGGGGACTCGTTAGGAGAAGGAGCGACATAGGCTACATAGGCTACCAGCTCACGATACACGGATATGATGCCTTGGCAATAAGGGCATTTGCCCAAAAAGAAGTAATTAAGGCAATAAGCCAAACCCAGATTGGAGTAGGGAAAGAGGCTGATGTGTACGTCGGGATAACCCCAAATGAAGAGAAAGTGGCAGTCAAGTTTAATCGAATAGGGAGAACAAGCTTTACGAGAATAAAACTTTACAGACCCGATTTTGTCGATAAAAGGCACATATCGTGGCTTTATATTTCAAGGCTTGTTGCCCAAAGAGAGTACGAAGCACTGCAACTTTTGAGCCCAATAGCCAAGGTTCCAAAGCCTATTGCATGGAACAGACATGCGATCGTTATGGAATTTATAGAAGGAGTTGAGCTGGTAGAGCTTACAGACACTGATTTAACAAAAGAAGAAGCAGCAGAGATATTGGACAAAGTTCTAGAGGAGTACAAGAAGATAGTCGAGTTTGGAATAATACACTCCGATATGAGCCTCTATAACATAGTCCTTAAAAAGGATGGGGACATACTAATAATAGATTGGCCCCAATATCTCACAACTGCCTTTCCAGACGCCAAATACTACTTGGAGAGAGACCTCAGAGTGCTCCTGAATTCGTTTAAACGAAAGTGGCGGGTAGAAAAAGACTGGAACGAAGTGTGGAAAGAATTTGAAGAGGCTTTTAAAAAGAGTTTAAAAGAGGAGTAA
- a CDS encoding MFS transporter, with the protein MQKKLLLLLSLGWIFNYAHRMAIPPLIPIIKEEFAITNAQAGLLMTSLLLPYAIIQVPAGYFGDKFGRKKLVVISILGYSLASSLAIFAREYWHLVGIRALYGVFAGLYYAPATALISEIYRERKGSALGVFMVGPPIGSAIAPAIVVPIALALEWRYSFLALSLMSLTIGIALMLAIKGEVKQVEQPKFTIPKKVLGLSIMNFIALAAFFGILTFLPDFFVNKGRSVEEASFYFSLLSIVGIFGSIGGGRIYDKVGKASLLSVLAFNALLSFLLVKTAYPFLVLLLGLFFYSVGPIVTAYTSEHASEENLGTVMGFVNMMGFFGATAGPYFIGILIDRIGYEVAFYSISGMYLLSLLILAQEQRSENKKRG; encoded by the coding sequence ATGCAGAAAAAACTCCTCTTATTGCTCTCCCTTGGCTGGATATTCAACTATGCCCACAGGATGGCTATTCCTCCTCTTATTCCGATAATCAAGGAGGAGTTTGCTATAACAAATGCACAAGCAGGACTGCTTATGACCTCTCTTCTTCTTCCTTACGCAATAATTCAGGTGCCTGCCGGTTATTTTGGAGATAAATTTGGAAGAAAAAAGCTCGTGGTTATCAGTATTCTTGGTTATTCCTTAGCAAGCTCATTAGCTATTTTTGCTCGGGAGTACTGGCATCTCGTAGGGATTAGGGCCCTATACGGTGTCTTCGCTGGCTTATACTATGCTCCTGCAACCGCTCTTATAAGTGAGATATACAGAGAAAGAAAGGGATCTGCGCTGGGTGTTTTCATGGTTGGGCCACCGATAGGAAGTGCCATTGCTCCGGCAATTGTTGTTCCGATAGCTTTGGCCTTAGAATGGAGGTACTCGTTTTTAGCCCTTTCACTTATGAGTCTGACTATTGGAATAGCACTTATGTTAGCAATCAAAGGGGAAGTAAAGCAAGTTGAACAACCAAAGTTCACAATACCTAAGAAGGTATTAGGTCTGAGCATCATGAACTTCATCGCTTTGGCAGCTTTCTTTGGAATATTAACTTTCCTTCCAGATTTCTTTGTAAACAAAGGCAGAAGTGTAGAAGAGGCTTCTTTTTATTTCTCCCTTCTCTCAATAGTAGGGATTTTTGGTTCTATCGGTGGGGGGAGAATATATGATAAGGTTGGAAAAGCTAGCCTTTTGTCTGTTCTTGCGTTTAATGCCCTTCTGTCTTTTCTGTTGGTGAAAACAGCTTATCCTTTTCTGGTTTTGTTATTGGGGTTGTTCTTTTACTCCGTTGGCCCTATAGTAACTGCTTACACAAGTGAGCACGCAAGCGAAGAAAATCTTGGCACAGTTATGGGTTTTGTAAACATGATGGGCTTTTTTGGAGCAACTGCTGGCCCATATTTCATTGGCATTTTAATAGATAGGATAGGTTATGAAGTGGCATTTTATTCAATTTCTGGGATGTATCTTTTGAGTTTATTAAT
- a CDS encoding radical SAM protein encodes MKIRVSYGTAVVLGLKKGKMLAKPTTAYLMAYYEGRCLNNCAFCVQARESKSNLEKLSRITWPAFDLKEVLERLKTSRFARICLQTVDYPDLKEDVMKILRAFYSLGFPISLSITPVDKKSLKEFQRWGVDYIGVGIDAASERVYNQVKDSMYSWEEMWKFVDEVINVFGEGKAFVHFIFGLGESEEEFLQAVQRAYDSKAKVSIFAFTPVKGTRLENKTPPDPKRYRLMQIGVYLIENKIARVEEFKFDNGKLVDFGLSREELLKVLDESVFMTHGCPGCNRPYYNEKPSKEPYNFPVRPEKRQFEKILGELFQE; translated from the coding sequence ATGAAGATTAGGGTTTCATATGGAACCGCGGTTGTCTTGGGGCTTAAAAAAGGGAAAATGCTTGCAAAACCAACAACGGCTTATCTTATGGCATATTATGAAGGGAGATGTTTGAACAATTGTGCTTTTTGTGTCCAAGCTAGGGAGAGCAAATCGAATCTGGAAAAGCTCTCAAGGATAACTTGGCCTGCATTTGACTTGAAAGAAGTTTTAGAACGGTTAAAGACTTCAAGATTCGCAAGAATATGTCTGCAGACCGTGGATTATCCAGACCTAAAAGAAGATGTCATGAAGATTCTAAGGGCGTTTTACTCTCTGGGTTTTCCTATTTCCCTTTCGATAACTCCAGTGGACAAAAAGTCTCTCAAGGAGTTTCAAAGATGGGGAGTGGATTATATTGGTGTTGGAATAGATGCGGCATCTGAAAGGGTGTATAACCAAGTAAAGGACTCCATGTACTCATGGGAGGAAATGTGGAAGTTCGTTGATGAAGTCATTAATGTCTTTGGTGAAGGAAAAGCGTTTGTTCACTTTATCTTCGGGTTGGGGGAGAGCGAAGAAGAATTTTTGCAGGCGGTTCAAAGGGCATATGATTCAAAAGCCAAAGTTTCGATTTTTGCATTTACTCCGGTTAAAGGGACTAGATTAGAAAACAAAACCCCTCCAGATCCTAAAAGGTACAGGCTGATGCAGATTGGAGTTTATTTGATTGAAAACAAAATAGCAAGGGTGGAAGAGTTTAAGTTTGATAACGGAAAACTTGTAGACTTCGGCCTTTCTAGAGAGGAGCTTTTGAAAGTTCTTGACGAGAGCGTCTTCATGACTCACGGTTGCCCTGGATGCAATCGGCCTTATTACAATGAGAAGCCCAGCAAAGAACCATACAATTTTCCAGTAAGACCTGAAAAAAGACAGTTTGAGAAGATATTAGGGGAGTTATTCCAAGAGTGA